A single genomic interval of Astyanax mexicanus isolate ESR-SI-001 chromosome 4, AstMex3_surface, whole genome shotgun sequence harbors:
- the cldn15la gene encoding claudin 15-like a: protein MSTGLEVTGFLLGVASWLVTGTSLANDYWKVSSFSGSVIISNRQYENLWHSCAEDSSGIAECRDFQSILGLEGYIQACRALMIIALILGLLSMVVSMLGLKCIRIGSANDQTKSKIATTGGILFILAGLCTMIAVSWYAARIVQDFYEPRYGGIKFELGAGLYLGWGGASLSILGGALLCCACKDASAGKSKGAYYAAGQGQKIHKPISDVDTARAYV from the exons atgtcGACAGGGTTGGAGGTTACCGGGTTTTTATTGGGCGTCGCCTCCTGGCTGGTAACGGGCACCTCGCTGGCTAACGACTACTGGAAGGTTTCTTCGTTTTCTGGAAGCGTGATCATCTCCAATCGTCAGTACGAAAACCTCTGGCACTCGTGCGCTGAGGACAGCAGTGGAATCGCAGAGTGCCGAGACTTCCAATCTATCCTGGGCCTAGAAG GTTATATCCAGGCATGTCGAGCTCTGATGATCATAGCTCTCATCCTGGGTCTTCTGTCCATGGTCGTCTCCATGCTGGGGCTGAAGTGCATCCGGATCGGCAGCGCCAACGATCAGACCAAGTCCAAAATCGCCACCACGGGCGGCATCCTCTTCATCCTGGCAG GTCTCTGTACGATGATCGCCGTCTCCTGGTACGCAGCCAGAATAGTGCAAGACTTTTATGAGCCCCGATACGGAGGAATAAA gtttgaaCTAGGTGCTGGGCTGTACCTGGGTTGGGGCGGAGCCTCTTTGTCGATTCTGGGAGGAGCTCTGCTCTGCTGTGCCTGTAAAGATGCATCTGCTGGAAAATCCAAAGG AGCGTATTATGCAGCCGGCCAAGGCCAGAAGATCCACAAGCCCATCTCTGATGTCGACACGGCCAGAGCTTACGTTTGA